The proteins below come from a single Mytilus edulis chromosome 5, xbMytEdul2.2, whole genome shotgun sequence genomic window:
- the LOC139523281 gene encoding uncharacterized protein, with translation MKKVLLILLELSMITARKDPVPEYQWPLGNKSLLTETMSRVDFVREPVGDCYKFEKKPDQLPFDAMSFGPTSDDLKYLKTNIRDDSEFKNLSISMYVYPIGTPKGTLLHYVLGQEEKIRINFVMTHTVVSFRDEYANPTGLVAEEDLLKENEWNHLYIERQFESGRIKIYVNGEEKVNANDDFQKNIPMPTGGTVYLGNAVAKGASEDDQQFTGYITCFQIYTELVPKDNINEMWKNCLQKNWKYQPPVFYLISNENLKCVSSTPPTTPAPPPITNLVTRNILGIEKEWNEFRHQFNWKTSPRTTGYFMVKARDMKPSPFSFGIVNATDTRVCSRLCMRIDGCQSFSMDERIADYVTCHMYNSVYGDLVADPGSKYYTVVNVD, from the exons ATGAAGAAAGTTCTATTAATCTTActtg AATTGTCAATGATAACAGCAAGGAAGGATCCAGTTCCAGAATACCAATGGCCACTCGGAAACAAATCTTTGCTTACAGAAACAATGAGTAGAGTTGATTTTGTACGAGAACCAGTCGGAGactgttacaagtttgaaaagaaACCGGATCAGCTACCATTTGATGCAATGTCTTTTGGTCCAACATCAGAcgatttgaaatatttgaagacaaACATTCGAGATGACTCGGAATTTAAGAACCTTTCTATCTCCATGTATGTTTATCCTATCGGAACACCAAAAGGGACATTATTACATTATGTTTTGGGACAAGAGGAAAAAATAAGAATTAATTTTGTTATGACACACACTGTTGTTTCATTCCGTGATGAATATGCAAATCCCACTGGATTGGTTGCCGAGGAAGATCTACTTAAAGAAAATGAATGGAATCACTTGTACATAGAGCGCCAGTTTGAATCAGGACGGATAAAGATTTACGTAAATGGTGAAGAAAAGGTCAATGCAAATGATGACTTTCAGAAAAACATCCCCATGCCAACAGGAGGAACAGTATACCTAGGGAATGCTGTTGCTAAGGGTGCGTCAGAAGACGACCAACAATTTACCGGTTACATCACGTGTTTTCAAATATACACTGAGCTAGTTCCAAAAGATAACATAAATGAAATGTGGAAAAACTGCCTACAGAAGAATTGGAAATATCAACCACCAG tgttttatcttatttcaaaCGAGAATTTGAAATGCGTGAGTAGCACACCACCTACAACACCCGCCCCTCCTCCTATTACAAATCTTGTAACGAGAAATATCTTGGGTATAGAAAAGGAATGGAATGAATTTCGACATCAATTCAATTGGAAAACTAGCCCCAGAACAACTGGTTACTTCATGGTGAAAGCACGTGACATGAAACCTTCACCATTCTCCTTTGGAATTGTCAACGCAACAGACACCAGAGTGTGCTCTCGACTGTGCATGCGCATAGATGGTTGCCAGTCATTTTCAATGGACGAACGAATTGCGGATTACGTTACATGCCATATGTACAATTCTGTCTATGGCGATTTGGTAGCAGACCCCGGTTCAAAGTATTATACTGTTGTAAATGTCGACTAA
- the LOC139523293 gene encoding twisted gastrulation protein homolog 1-B-like: MRLYIVGLLVLWCCLDISEGCNEALCVSIVSKCMLIKSCDCDMTDIRNCSCCKDCNMCLSTLYTECCSCVGMCPAPDPEEGLHLTSTIEELKAPIPELFDVLTEEKDEEMRWTTYTYPAHYDALYFKPGHGMLDVNFGAAEKDHNRKSIIQQGKKDDNCTVAFMSDCLSLKRCKLSCQSMGASRYRWFHEHGCCQCISSACINYGLNKPKCRLCPDEDGDDGDEGEEEEEDVKEVFEEEKIIEELVDKEAVIKQFERKHEDHNEEEIIEDEIDEFDIKRV, encoded by the exons ATGCGTTTGTATATCGTTGGACTTCTAGTGTTGTGGTGTTGTTTGGATATATCAGAAGGATGTAATGAAGCGTTGTGTGTCAGTATTGTCAGTAAATGTATGTTAATCAAGTCATGTGATTGTGACATGACAGACATTAGAAACTGTTCCTGTTGTAAGGACTGTAACATGTGCTTGTCAACGTTGTACACAGAATGCTGCTCATGTGTTG GAATGTGTCCAGCACCTGACCCAGAAGAGGGTCTACACCTTACAAGTACTATAGAAGAATTGAAAGCTCCCATACCAGAGCTGTTTGATGTATTGACCGAGGAGAAAGACGAGGAAATGAGATGGACCACATATACATATCCTGCACATTATGATGCACTTTACTTTAAACCTGGTCATGGAATGTTAGATGTCAATTTTG GTGCTGCAGAAAAGGACCATAACAGAAAAAGTATCATTCAACAAGGCAAAAAAGACGACAATTGTACTGTAGCTTTCATGTCTGACTGTCTGTCATTAAAACGGTGTAAACTGTCTTGCCAATCTATGGGAGCATCCCGTTACAGATGGTTCCATGAACATGGATGTTGTCAATGCATTAGTTCGGCATGTATTAATTATGGCCTCAACAAACCAAAATGTCGCCTCTGTCCAGATGAGGACGGGGATGATGGCGATGAAGGAGAAGAGGAGGAGGAGGATGTGAAAGAGGTTTTTGAGGAAGAAAAGATAATAGAAGAACTTGTTGACAAAGAAGCagtaataaaacaatttgaaagaaAACATGAAGATCACAATGAGGAAGAAATTATCGAAGACGAAATAGATGAATTTGATATCAAGCGTGTATAA